In Selenomonas ruminantium subsp. lactilytica TAM6421, the DNA window GCAGATTTGCGGGAAGAAGCGCCGGGAAGTCTCAATGTTATGGTGATAGCTGGTAACCCCGGCCTGCCGCAGGCGGCGGAACTGCTCCCGGCTGATGATGCCATGGGAAGCACAAAGATCGATATGCAAAGTCTCATGCATCTCCTCATAGGTTTCGATGGCCTGATCGAACTCCCTGCCCCCCAAGGCCCGGCCAGAGGTTACGATGGCAAAGCGGTTGACACCAGCTGCCTCGTTGGCTCTGGCATTGGCGATGATTTCCTCCTTGAGCAGGAAATCATATTCCTCAATGCCCGTCTTATGGCAGGCCGCCTGGGCACAGTATTTACAATTCTCACTGCAGCGCCCGCTGCGGCCGTTGATGATGGTACAGAGATCGATATGGTTACCGCAAAAATGCTTTTGCAGACGCCCGGCCCCTTCCATCAATTCCACCAATGGTGCCGTGAGCAGCAGGCTGAGATCATCCCCCCGCCCCAGGCGCTGGCCAGCAATTATCTTTTCCGTCAATGCCCCGATAGCTGATTTCATCCCTCATCATATCCTTTGCTTGAAAATACGTTCTCTTACAAGGATAATAAAAAAAGCCTCTTATGTCAACATGAAAATAAATCCAAGTTGACATAAGAGGCCCTGCCCACAACTTATTGCTTGTTCTGTTTCATTTTCTTGCGCTCATGATACATCTCATGACGCTTGCGACCCTCTTCAAAGGCTGCTTTTGCC includes these proteins:
- the bioB gene encoding biotin synthase BioB translates to MKSAIGALTEKIIAGQRLGRGDDLSLLLTAPLVELMEGAGRLQKHFCGNHIDLCTIINGRSGRCSENCKYCAQAACHKTGIEEYDFLLKEEIIANARANEAAGVNRFAIVTSGRALGGREFDQAIETYEEMHETLHIDLCASHGIISREQFRRLRQAGVTSYHHNIETSRRFFPQICTSHTYDDRIKTIKIAQEEGMCVCSGGIIGMGETWEDRLDMALSLAELHIQSIPINALMAIKGTGLEDREPLKPEDILRTIAIFRFINPEANIRLAAGRKLLPQNGATAFVHGASASITGNMLTTSGTTIKEDLAILADLGLSNR